In a genomic window of Papilio machaon chromosome 4, ilPapMach1.1, whole genome shotgun sequence:
- the LOC106720387 gene encoding DNA-directed RNA polymerase III subunit RPC2, whose protein sequence is MNEKMSEANKKNIEWENTKGLREPIKALEDKWKLVPSFLQVKGLVKQHIDSFNYFINVEIKKIVQANEKVFCDADPLFYIKYLNAYVGTPDLEEGFNVTKAATPHECRLRDMTYSAPITVDIEYIRGNQRVIKNKQLIGRMPLMLRSSNCVLTNKSDFELAQLNECPHDPGGYFIIRGQEKVILIQEQLSKNRMIVDEFKGAIQCQVTSSTHEKKTRTNVIVKNGKYVMRHNALSDDIPIAVAFKAMGICTDQEIMQLVGSDDAIAKKMAPCIMECHNLKIFTQNQALAYIGSKLKVKRFQTANTKARTPVDEARDLLATTILAHVTVENFNFYVKAIYLAIMVKRVIEAENNKSAIDDPDYYGNKRLELAGSLLSLMFEDLFKRFNWELKSIADKIIPKVKAAPFDVVKHMRPDLIANGLFTAISSGNWTIKRFKMERHGVTQVLSRLSYISALGMMTRVNSQFEKTRKVSGPRSLQPSQWGMLCPSDTPEGEGCGLVKNLALMTHITTDSSEEPISRLACNSGVEDVRLLGGEEINHPAVYIVFLNGNILGVTRQYKKLIKIFRMFRRRGLISSFVSIYPNHNQRTVYICSDGGRLCRPYIIVEKGNPLVQQVHLNELNRGIRKFQDFLNDGLIEYLDVNEENDSHIATVEAEIDPYVTTHLEIEPFTILGVCAGLVPYPHHNQSPRNTYQCAMGKQAMGTIGYNQKNRIDTLMYNLVYPQCPMVKTKTIELTNFDKLPAGQNATVAVMSYSGYDIEDALILNRASIDRGYGRCLVYKSAKTTMKRYSNQTSDRILGPSKDATTGKVIKAHDILDSDGIAAPGEMVENRQVLINKQMPPATINPIAQGQQQQIEYKEVPVTYKGPVESYIEKVMVSANAEDAFLIKILLRQTRIPEIGDKFSSRHGQKGVTGLIVQQEDMPFNDRGICPDMIMNPHGFPSRMTVGKTIELLAGKAGLMEGKFHYGTAFGGSKVKDVCNELEKHGYNYHGKDIFYSGITGEPLEAYIYSGPVYYQKLKHMVQDKMHARARGPRAVLTRQPTEGRSRDGGLRLGEMERDCLIGYGASMLLMERLMLASDAFSADICGACGRLASRAWCHACRSSAAVSAVEMPYACKLLFQELASMNIVPKLTLKKYC, encoded by the exons ATGAACGAAAAAATGTCtgaagcaaataaaaaaaatattgaatgggAGAATACTAAAGGACTGCGAGAACCGATAAAAGCGCTAGAG gaTAAATGGAAACTTGTCCCTTCATTTTTGCAAGTAAAAGGTTTAGTAAAACAGCACATTGATTCATTCAATTATTTCATCAATGTTGAGATAAAAAAGATTGTACAGGCCAATGAAAAAGTATTCTGTGATGCTGATCCCTtgttctatataaaatatttgaatgcaTATGTTGGGACTCCAGATTTAGAAGAAGGTTTTAATGTAACTAAGGCAGCAACACCACATGAATGCCGTTTAAGAGATATGACATACTCTGCCCCAATCACAGTAGATATTGAGTACATAAGGGGTAATCAGAGGGTAATTAAGAATAAACAACTAATTGGAag AATGCCATTAATGTTGAGGTCATCAAATTgtgtattaacaaataaatcagaTTTTGAGTTGGCTCAACTCAATGAATGTCCTCATGATCCTGGTGGTTACTTTATTATCAGAG gacaagaaaaagttattttgatCCAAGAGCAATTGTCCAAAAACAGAATGATTGTGGATGAATTTAAAGGAGCTATACAATGTCAAGTGACAAGCTCTACACATGAAAAGAAGACAAGAACAAATGTCATTGTTAAGAATGGTAAATATGTTATGAGACATAATGCACTGTCTGAT GATATACCAATAGCTGTTGCATTCAAGGCAATGGGCATTTGCACTGATCAAGAAATAATGCAACTTGTAGGCTCAGATGATGCTATTGCAAAGAAGATGGCACCATGCATTATGGAGTGCCacaatcttaaaatattcactCAAAATCAAGCTCTTGCATATATAGGAAGTAAATTGAAGGTGAAAag GTTTCAAACTGCAAATACCAAAGCAAGAACTCCTGTTGATGAAGCCAGAGATCTGCTAGCTACCACTATCCTTGCTCATGTAACAGTTGAGAACttcaatttttatgtaaaagctATTTATCTGGCTATTATGGTGAAAAGAGTTATTGAGGCAGAGAATAACAAGTCAGCAATAGATGATCCAGATTACTATGGTAACAAGAGGTTGGAATTAGCTGGTTCTTTGTTGTCCCTAATGTTTGAAGATCTCTTCAAAAGATTCAATTGGGAACTGAAATCGATAGCTGATAAAATTATACCAAAAGTAAAGGCAGCACCGTTCGATGTTGTAAAGCACATGAGGCCAGATCTGATAGCAAATGGCTTGTTTACGGCAATATCATCA GGAAATTGGACcattaaaagatttaagatGGAACGACATGGTGTAACACAGGTGCTAAGTCGTTTAAGCTACATATCGGCTTTAGGCATGATGACCAGAGTCAATTCTCAGTTTGAGAAAACGAGGAAAGTGTCAGGTCCACGGTCACTGCAACCTTCGCAGTGGGGCATGCTCTGTCCGTCGGACACTCCTGAAGGCGAGGGCTGCGGTCTCGTAAAGAACCTCGCGTTGATGACGCACATTACTACTGATAGCTCAGAGGAACCGATCTCACGACTAGCGTGCAATTCCGGAGTAGAAGATGTGAGGCTGCTGGGAGGAGAAGAAATTAACCATCCTGCGGTTTATATTGTGTTTCTAAATG gaaacaTTTTGGGTGTAACGCGACAGTACAAGAAACTCATCAAAATATTCCGGATGTTCAGACGACGTGGTCTCATTTCATCTTTCGTGTCAATTTACCCAAATCATAACCAAAGAACAGTTTACATATGTAGCGATGGCGGAAGATTGTGTCGTCCGTACATAATCGTGGAAAAGGGCAACCCCCTTGTCCAACAAGTACACTTAAATGAACTTAATAGAGGCATAAGAAAGTTCCAAGATTTCTTAAATGATGGCCTCATTGAATATTTGGATGTGAACGAAGAAAACGACAGTCACATAGCAACAGTTGAAGCAGAAATAGATCCATACGTCACTACGCACCTTGAAATAGAGCCGTTTACAATATTAGGCGTGTGCGCCGGCCTGGTGCCCTACCCGCACCACAATCAGAGCCCGAGGAATACATACCAATGTGCTATGGGCAAACAAGCTATGG GTACAATTGGATACaatcaaaaaaatagaatCGATACCTTGATGTACAATTTGGTGTACCCTCAATGTCCAATggtaaaaacaaagacaatagAGTTAACAAACTTCGACAAGTTGCCCGCCGGACAGAACGCCACCGTCGCCGTCATGAGCTACAGCGGCTACGATATCGAGGATGCACTCATCCTCAACAGAGCTTCGATAGATAGAGGCTACGGACGATGCCTTGTCTACAAAAGTGCTAAAACAACTATGAAAAGATATAGCAATCAAACATCTGATAGAATATTAGGACCTTCAAAAGACGCCACAACAGGAAAAGTTATAAAAGCGCACGATATCCTAGATTCCGATGGAATCGCTGCTCCTGGAGAAATGGTCGAGAATCgacaagttttaataaataaacaaatgccTCCGGCTACAATAAATCCTATTGCGCAAGGACAGCAACAACAAATTGAATACAAAGAAGTACCAGTCACATATAAAGGTCCGGTAGAGTCGTACATAGAGAAAGTCATGGTTTCCGCGAACGCAGAGGATgcatttctaattaaaatcttacttagACAAACTAGAATCCCCGAAATTGGAGATAAGTTTAGTTCTAGACACGGTCAAAAAGGTGTTACTGGATTAATAGTTCAACAAGAAGATATGCCATTTAATGACAGAGGGATATGTCCTGATATGATTATGAACCCTCATGGCTTTCCATCGCGAATGACAGTCGGTAAAACTATCGAATTGCTTGCAGGAAAAGCAGGTTTAATGGAAGGAAAATTCCATTATG GCACAGCATTTGGTGGATCCAAAGTCAAAGATGTATGCAATGAACTAGAAAAACATGGCTACAATTATCATGgcaaagatatattttattcggGAATTACAGGTGAACCTTTAGAAGCTTACATTTATTCAGGACCG GTTTATTACCAGAAGCTAAAGCACATGGTGCAAGACAAGATGCACGCGCGCGCCCGCGGCCCCCGCGCAGTGCTCACGCGACAGCCCACTGAGGGTCGGTCGCGGGACGGCGGTCTGCGTCTGGGTGAAATGGAACGAGATTGCCTCATTGGATACGGTGCCAG TATGTTGCTAATGGAGCGCCTGATGCTGGCGTCGGACGCGTTCAGTGCGGACATCTGCGGCGCGTGCGGGCGACTGGCGAGCCGCGCCTGGTGCCACGCCTGCCGCTCCTCCGCCGCCGTCTCCGCCGTAGAGATGCCCTACGCCTGCAAGCTGCTCTTCCAGGAGCTCGCCTCCATGAACATCGTACCCAAACTTACGCTTAAGAAATATtgctaa